From a region of the Hymenobacter jejuensis genome:
- a CDS encoding M61 family metallopeptidase encodes MRNPAATLLLACALPFACTLNTLAQAQSPVQYTVAFPNAVHHEAQVTAVFTEVKPGTLQVRMARSSPGRYALHEFAKNVYNVQATDSKGKALSISRSDPYSWDVSGHDGTVRFTYTLFGDRTDGTYAGIDFQHAHLNMPATLAYARGLEQRPIEVRFDAPASWQVATQLRPDGKGTYFAPHLQYLMDSPTSLGAQKVRSWQEQGRTIEMSVLHDGTDTELDAYVDQAKKVVKEAAAVFGELPAYDFGRYTFVANYLPGTSGDGMEHRNSTSITSARPLRTGALDNLGTVSHEFFHSWNVERIRPKSLEPFDFDRANMSEALWFAEGFTQYYGDLLLRRAGAFTDKQYLEEVSGLVNAMVNSPGAQQYSPVQMSQQAPFVDAAVSIDPNNRSNTYLSYYYIGAVNALALDMLLRQNYKTDLDAFMRAVWQQYGKPQRDYAPEHPYTLPDLQRVLGQVSRDTAFAGRFFRQHLLGHEQLKFDELLAPAGLVVRKAHAGQASLGLNRLTFNPDSTVTVAGTTIISSPLYTAGLDREDQITKLDGQRIMNRKTLVDLLANHKPGDVLPVEYRSRGQQRTAQVTLAEDPLVEVVPYETVKQPLTKKMKAFRAAWLGSKAK; translated from the coding sequence ATGCGGAACCCGGCCGCGACGCTCCTGCTCGCCTGCGCACTTCCTTTTGCCTGTACCCTGAACACTCTTGCGCAAGCACAAAGTCCTGTGCAATACACAGTTGCCTTCCCGAATGCCGTACACCACGAAGCGCAGGTCACGGCCGTTTTTACCGAGGTAAAACCGGGCACTTTGCAAGTCCGAATGGCGCGCAGCTCTCCGGGCCGCTACGCGCTGCACGAGTTTGCCAAGAACGTGTACAATGTGCAGGCGACCGATTCAAAAGGTAAAGCCTTGTCTATCAGCCGCTCCGATCCGTACAGCTGGGACGTAAGCGGCCACGATGGCACCGTGCGCTTCACCTACACTCTTTTCGGCGATCGCACCGATGGCACGTACGCGGGCATCGATTTTCAGCACGCCCACCTGAACATGCCCGCTACGCTGGCCTACGCGCGCGGTTTAGAACAGCGCCCTATTGAGGTTCGGTTCGACGCGCCCGCGAGCTGGCAGGTGGCTACCCAACTACGCCCCGATGGCAAAGGCACGTACTTCGCGCCGCATCTGCAATACCTGATGGATAGTCCTACTTCGCTGGGGGCGCAAAAAGTGCGTTCGTGGCAGGAACAAGGACGCACCATCGAAATGTCGGTGCTGCACGACGGCACCGATACCGAGCTGGATGCCTACGTCGACCAAGCCAAGAAGGTAGTGAAGGAAGCCGCTGCCGTGTTTGGCGAGCTGCCAGCCTATGATTTCGGGCGGTATACCTTCGTGGCCAACTACTTGCCTGGCACCAGCGGCGACGGCATGGAGCACCGCAACTCCACCAGCATCACGAGTGCCCGCCCGCTGCGCACGGGTGCGCTCGATAACCTGGGCACGGTTTCGCACGAGTTTTTTCACTCCTGGAACGTAGAGCGCATCCGACCTAAGTCCTTGGAGCCCTTCGACTTCGACCGGGCCAACATGAGCGAAGCGCTGTGGTTTGCCGAAGGCTTCACGCAGTACTACGGCGACTTGCTGCTTCGCCGCGCGGGCGCCTTCACCGACAAACAATACTTGGAAGAAGTAAGCGGGCTGGTGAATGCGATGGTCAACTCGCCGGGTGCGCAGCAATACTCGCCCGTGCAGATGAGCCAACAAGCGCCGTTTGTGGATGCGGCCGTGAGCATCGACCCCAACAATCGCTCAAACACCTATCTATCATACTATTACATCGGGGCGGTGAATGCGTTGGCACTGGATATGCTGCTGCGCCAGAACTACAAAACCGACCTCGACGCCTTCATGCGCGCGGTGTGGCAGCAGTACGGCAAGCCCCAACGCGACTACGCGCCCGAGCATCCCTACACCCTTCCCGATTTGCAGCGTGTGCTAGGCCAGGTTAGCCGCGACACGGCTTTTGCCGGGCGCTTTTTCCGGCAGCACCTGCTGGGGCATGAGCAGCTCAAGTTCGACGAGCTGCTTGCTCCAGCGGGACTGGTGGTACGCAAAGCCCACGCCGGCCAAGCCAGTTTGGGCCTCAACCGCCTCACATTCAACCCCGACAGCACCGTTACGGTAGCCGGTACCACCATCATCAGCAGCCCGCTGTACACGGCCGGCCTCGACCGCGAAGACCAAATCACGAAGCTTGACGGCCAACGTATCATGAACCGCAAAACGCTGGTTGATCTGCTGGCAAACCACAAGCCCGGCGACGTGCTTCCGGTAGAATACCGCTCGCGTGGGCAGCAGCGCACGGCTCAGGTAACGCTGGCAGAAGATCCGCTGGTAGAGGTCGTGCCTTATGAAACCGTTAAGCAGCCGCTTACCAAAAAGATGAAGGCTTTCCGCGCAGCATGGCTAGGAAGCAAAGCAAAATGA
- a CDS encoding MBL fold metallo-hydrolase — translation MAKTHFVRNENLKTIRPGYPGNKMIGREFCNGDTLYEPSFSTVFRWKVLTENPQKEEKKRDTWAPTVVPCTEFFNSTDDMLVWLGHATFLLRVAGATLLFDPVLFDSPFLRRRHPLPCQPEELQNIDYLLLSHGHRDHLDEKSMRLLARQNPQMQVLTSLQMTPLLRDMAKGLVVQEAGWWQQYNLRPDLPLEISYLPASHWHRRGLNDLNRVLWGSFMIRTADHRTIYFAGDSSFADHFEEIEQQFGPIDIAIAPIGAYKPAFMMQLSHVNPHEAAKAVNIMRAGHVVPMHYGTFDLSDEPASEPLRLLQEVAAGGMLRGELHAPAVGEIMRWPDWE, via the coding sequence ATGGCCAAAACCCACTTCGTTCGCAACGAAAACCTGAAAACCATTCGCCCCGGCTACCCTGGCAACAAGATGATCGGGCGCGAATTCTGCAACGGCGACACGCTTTATGAGCCAAGCTTCAGCACCGTTTTTCGCTGGAAAGTGCTGACCGAAAACCCGCAGAAGGAAGAGAAAAAGCGCGACACGTGGGCACCCACCGTGGTGCCTTGCACCGAGTTCTTCAACTCCACCGACGACATGCTGGTGTGGCTGGGCCACGCAACCTTTTTGCTGCGCGTAGCCGGCGCGACACTGCTTTTCGACCCGGTCCTGTTCGATTCGCCATTTCTGCGCCGGCGGCATCCGCTGCCCTGTCAGCCCGAAGAATTGCAAAACATTGATTATCTGCTACTTAGCCACGGTCATCGAGACCATCTTGACGAGAAATCCATGCGACTGCTGGCTCGTCAAAATCCGCAGATGCAGGTCCTGACCTCGTTGCAGATGACTCCGCTGCTGCGCGACATGGCCAAGGGCTTGGTGGTGCAGGAAGCCGGTTGGTGGCAACAGTATAATCTGCGGCCTGACTTGCCCTTGGAAATCAGCTATTTACCGGCCTCACATTGGCATCGGCGCGGCCTCAACGACCTGAACCGGGTGTTGTGGGGCAGCTTCATGATCCGGACTGCTGACCACCGCACGATCTATTTTGCCGGCGACAGCTCCTTCGCCGACCATTTTGAAGAAATCGAACAGCAATTTGGCCCCATCGACATCGCCATCGCGCCGATTGGGGCGTACAAGCCGGCCTTCATGATGCAGCTGAGCCACGTCAATCCGCACGAAGCGGCCAAAGCCGTGAACATTATGCGGGCCGGCCACGTCGTGCCCATGCATTACGGCACCTTCGACCTTTCCGACGAGCCCGCTTCCGAGCCCCTGCGCCTCCTGCAAGAAGTAGCCGCTGGCGGCATGCTTCGGGGCGAATTGCACGCGCCGGCCGTGGGCGAAATCATGCGCTGGCCAGACTGGGAATAA
- a CDS encoding sodium:solute symporter, whose amino-acid sequence MSPTLVLSLIAGYFTVLVIISILTSRKATSESFFVANRNAPWYMVAFAMIGTSLSGVTFISVPGMVYSQSWSYMAVVFGYIVGYLVIGTVLMPLYYRLQLVSIYTYLEQRFGFWSYKTGAFYFLVSRAVGASFRLFLVAGVLQFAVFDQMGVPFAVTVSVSILLIYLYTFRGGLKTILWTDAFQTMAMLLCVGVSIYLISSELNLGFKEMVQTVKNSDMARIYFSDLKDDKFFWKQFASGAFITIVMTGLDQDLMQKNLSCRNLADAQKNMFWFTISLVFVNIFFLSLGVLLYKFAAAKGIQLPMNDAGKVVGDNVFPLLATEHFTLFAGIIFILGIIAVTYASADSALTALTTSFCVDFLDIKRFPEQKQTRMRQLSHFAFSIVLIIIILIFKAINDQSVITAVFKAAGYTYGPLLGLYSFGIFTRRSLTDKLVPYICLATPIITYIINAHSKEWFGGYEFGFEILILNGLLTFMGLLAISRPRVAELNPAR is encoded by the coding sequence ATGTCCCCCACCCTTGTACTGAGCCTGATTGCGGGCTATTTCACGGTTCTGGTCATCATTTCCATTCTCACCTCGCGCAAAGCGACCAGTGAGAGCTTTTTCGTGGCCAACCGCAACGCCCCGTGGTACATGGTGGCGTTCGCCATGATCGGGACCTCGCTTTCCGGCGTCACGTTCATTTCGGTGCCGGGCATGGTGTACTCGCAGTCGTGGAGCTACATGGCGGTGGTATTTGGCTATATCGTTGGTTATCTGGTGATTGGCACGGTGCTGATGCCTCTGTATTATCGCTTGCAGCTGGTTTCGATCTATACCTACCTGGAGCAGCGATTCGGGTTTTGGAGCTACAAAACCGGGGCGTTTTATTTTCTGGTTTCGCGGGCCGTGGGCGCGTCTTTTCGCCTGTTTCTGGTGGCGGGCGTGTTGCAGTTTGCCGTGTTCGATCAGATGGGCGTGCCCTTTGCTGTTACGGTAAGTGTCAGTATTCTACTGATTTACCTCTACACCTTCCGCGGCGGACTCAAAACCATCCTCTGGACCGATGCTTTCCAAACGATGGCGATGCTGCTGTGCGTTGGCGTAAGTATCTATTTGATTTCCAGCGAATTGAATCTGGGGTTCAAGGAAATGGTGCAGACCGTAAAGAACAGCGATATGGCGCGCATCTACTTCTCCGACCTGAAGGACGACAAGTTCTTCTGGAAGCAGTTTGCGTCGGGAGCGTTCATTACCATCGTCATGACGGGCCTCGATCAGGATCTGATGCAGAAAAACCTGAGCTGCCGTAATCTCGCCGATGCGCAGAAAAACATGTTCTGGTTCACGATTTCGCTGGTGTTTGTAAACATCTTTTTCCTGTCGCTGGGCGTGTTGCTGTACAAATTTGCCGCGGCCAAGGGCATTCAGTTGCCGATGAACGACGCCGGTAAAGTAGTGGGCGACAATGTGTTTCCGCTGCTGGCCACCGAGCATTTCACGCTGTTTGCGGGCATCATTTTCATCTTGGGCATCATAGCCGTAACCTATGCCTCCGCCGACTCGGCCCTGACGGCGCTCACGACGTCCTTCTGCGTCGATTTTCTGGACATCAAGCGCTTTCCCGAGCAAAAGCAAACCCGGATGCGCCAGCTTTCGCACTTTGCGTTTTCTATCGTCCTGATTATCATCATCTTGATTTTCAAGGCCATCAACGACCAGAGCGTGATCACGGCAGTATTTAAGGCGGCTGGCTACACGTATGGGCCGTTGTTGGGCCTGTACTCGTTTGGCATTTTTACGCGCCGTAGCCTCACCGACAAGCTGGTACCGTACATCTGCCTGGCGACGCCCATCATCACGTATATCATCAACGCCCACTCGAAGGAGTGGTTTGGTGGGTATGAATTTGGGTTTGAGATCCTGATCCTGAACGGGTTACTCACCTTTATGGGGCTGCTGGCAATTTCACGGCCGCGGGTCGCGGAGTTGAACCCAGCGCGCTAA
- a CDS encoding energy transducer TonB — protein MKHLFFILGLVASGATAQAQTPATPPAKQPIELKAGHMQAQAKPAANRPDVPPQFPGGAQAMNDFFQQNVKYPEAARVKQVNGNVVTAFTIQPDGKLANLSVVTPLTPECDAEALRVLKLMPAWKPATRKGEPVAVQARLPVPFGNSTNLKVEKAKTKTKFE, from the coding sequence ATGAAACATCTGTTCTTCATTCTTGGGCTCGTAGCTTCGGGCGCCACCGCACAAGCCCAAACGCCGGCCACTCCGCCCGCCAAGCAGCCCATCGAACTGAAGGCAGGCCACATGCAGGCTCAGGCCAAACCGGCGGCCAACCGGCCCGACGTTCCCCCGCAATTTCCGGGTGGCGCGCAGGCCATGAACGACTTTTTTCAGCAGAATGTAAAGTATCCGGAGGCCGCGCGCGTCAAGCAGGTTAACGGCAACGTGGTAACGGCTTTCACCATCCAACCCGACGGAAAACTTGCGAACCTGTCGGTGGTAACGCCGCTCACGCCAGAGTGTGATGCAGAAGCCCTGCGCGTGCTCAAGCTGATGCCTGCGTGGAAGCCCGCCACCCGCAAGGGCGAACCCGTGGCCGTGCAGGCTCGGCTGCCGGTACCGTTCGGCAACTCGACCAACCTGAAAGTGGAGAAGGCAAAAACCAAAACCAAGTTTGAATAA
- a CDS encoding ABC transporter ATP-binding protein, translated as MARSGLNTSGNVGSDVPKVKLTKESFQRSLRIFRYVLPYRVKFILGMALLALSSGTFMAFPWVAGKLVDAANGKRVTTPGGITLDINRIALVLFGVILMQGIFSFGRIYFFTQVSEFTVRDIRKALYNKFMTLPIPFFETHRVGEITSRITSDVGQIQDTFSLTLAEFFRQIVTLVVSTILIMVASVKLSLFMLATFPVLVLLAFVFGRSIRKLAKTTQDELAKTNVIVEETLQAINTVKAFTNELFEVGRYNSSLNKAVKAALQSNLYRGAFVSFVIIGLFGGIILVLWRGASLVYAGELTQGQLVSFIIYTAFIGASVGGLGEMYGKVQSTLGASERILEILGEPSEPTHKPRIAGIAPLSVRGDIDYQNVAFRYPTRPDLAVLKDINFEIQAGEKIALVGPSGAGKSTIVQLLMQFYELSGGKILIDGREVRQYDLTELRRHIGIVPQETLLFGGTIRENIAYGKTDATDAEITAAARKANAWQFISSFPEGLDTVVGERGIKLSGGQRQRVAIARAILKNPAILILDEATSSLDSESEKLVQGAMDELMQNRTSIIIAHRLSTIRKVDKILVIEGGRIVEQGTHDELSHNENGLYANLLKLQFELS; from the coding sequence ATGGCCAGAAGTGGATTGAATACGAGTGGCAACGTCGGCAGCGACGTGCCAAAAGTCAAACTAACCAAAGAGAGTTTTCAGCGGAGCCTGCGGATTTTCCGTTACGTGCTGCCGTACCGCGTCAAATTTATTCTCGGCATGGCGCTGCTGGCCTTGTCGAGCGGCACGTTCATGGCTTTTCCGTGGGTAGCCGGCAAACTCGTGGACGCCGCTAACGGCAAGCGCGTCACCACTCCCGGCGGTATCACCTTGGATATCAATCGGATAGCTTTGGTGCTGTTTGGCGTTATTCTGATGCAGGGGATTTTCTCCTTCGGACGCATCTACTTTTTTACGCAGGTCAGCGAATTTACCGTGCGCGACATTCGCAAAGCGCTGTACAATAAGTTCATGACCTTGCCGATCCCGTTTTTTGAAACGCACCGCGTCGGCGAAATCACCTCGCGCATCACCTCCGACGTGGGGCAGATTCAAGACACCTTTTCGCTGACGCTGGCCGAATTTTTCCGCCAGATCGTGACGCTCGTCGTCAGCACCATCTTGATTATGGTGGCCTCGGTGAAGCTGTCGCTGTTTATGTTGGCTACGTTTCCGGTACTGGTACTGCTCGCCTTTGTATTTGGCCGCAGCATTCGCAAGCTGGCCAAAACCACCCAAGACGAGCTGGCCAAAACCAACGTCATCGTGGAAGAAACGCTGCAAGCCATCAACACAGTGAAAGCGTTTACCAACGAGCTGTTTGAAGTCGGCCGCTACAATTCATCGCTGAATAAAGCGGTGAAGGCGGCTTTGCAGAGCAACCTCTACCGCGGGGCTTTTGTGTCGTTCGTGATTATTGGCCTTTTCGGCGGCATTATTCTGGTGCTGTGGCGTGGTGCTTCGCTGGTTTATGCGGGCGAACTCACTCAGGGTCAATTGGTTTCGTTTATCATCTACACCGCCTTTATTGGCGCCTCGGTGGGTGGCTTGGGCGAAATGTACGGCAAGGTGCAAAGCACGCTGGGTGCTTCCGAGCGCATTCTGGAAATCCTGGGCGAGCCGAGCGAACCTACGCACAAGCCGCGCATCGCGGGTATAGCTCCGCTATCCGTTCGCGGCGATATTGACTACCAAAACGTGGCTTTCCGCTATCCGACGCGTCCTGATCTGGCCGTCCTGAAGGACATCAACTTTGAGATTCAGGCCGGTGAAAAGATCGCGCTGGTTGGGCCTAGCGGGGCGGGTAAGTCGACTATCGTACAGCTGCTCATGCAGTTTTACGAGCTAAGCGGCGGTAAAATCCTGATCGACGGCCGCGAAGTGCGCCAGTACGACCTCACCGAATTGCGTCGCCACATTGGCATTGTGCCACAGGAAACCTTGCTTTTCGGCGGAACCATCCGTGAAAACATCGCCTACGGCAAAACCGACGCCACCGACGCCGAAATCACGGCTGCCGCTCGCAAAGCCAATGCTTGGCAGTTTATTTCCTCCTTCCCCGAAGGCCTCGATACGGTGGTGGGCGAGCGCGGCATCAAGCTTTCGGGCGGGCAGCGCCAGCGCGTGGCCATCGCCCGCGCCATCCTGAAAAACCCGGCTATCCTGATTCTCGACGAAGCTACTTCCTCTCTCGATTCGGAGTCGGAAAAGCTGGTTCAAGGCGCTATGGACGAGCTGATGCAGAACCGCACCAGCATCATCATCGCTCACCGCCTTAGTACCATCCGCAAAGTCGATAAGATCTTGGTGATCGAAGGCGGCCGCATCGTCGAGCAAGGCACCCACGACGAACTGAGCCACAACGAAAACGGCCTGTATGCGAATCTGCTGAAGTTGCAGTTTGAGTTGAGTTAA
- a CDS encoding DUF2911 domain-containing protein, with amino-acid sequence MTTSLVKTSRTLGATLVLGSLLLSGRAEAQITTPQPSPLSTVTQRVGLTDITITYSRPSAKGRTVFGTVVPFGKRWRTGANATTKIKFSDDVTIEGKKVPAGEYGLYTIPNKTEWMVVLNKSTKQGADVDGFKDDQDVARFPAKPYKLGNKVETFTVNFADLTPATANVDMQWELTGAKFKVTTEVDAKVQAQIEEKVVKNANATANDYAAAAVYYYDNNKDLKQALTWIQKANATDPKFWNLHTQAKIQMKLKDFKGAVASAEQSRKLALEAKNAEYVKMNEDLIAGNKAPAAK; translated from the coding sequence ATGACAACTTCCCTCGTGAAGACTTCCCGCACCTTAGGCGCAACGCTCGTATTGGGCAGCCTGCTGCTATCTGGCCGCGCTGAAGCTCAGATCACTACGCCCCAGCCTAGCCCGTTGAGCACTGTTACCCAGCGTGTGGGCCTCACAGATATTACCATCACGTATTCGCGGCCGAGTGCGAAGGGCCGTACCGTGTTTGGCACGGTGGTGCCTTTTGGCAAACGCTGGCGCACGGGCGCTAACGCCACTACCAAAATCAAATTTTCCGACGATGTAACCATCGAAGGCAAAAAAGTGCCGGCCGGCGAATACGGCCTCTACACCATTCCGAACAAGACCGAATGGATGGTGGTGCTCAACAAGAGCACGAAGCAAGGCGCTGACGTTGACGGCTTTAAAGACGACCAAGACGTAGCCCGTTTCCCAGCTAAGCCCTATAAACTGGGCAACAAAGTGGAAACGTTCACCGTCAACTTCGCCGACCTCACCCCTGCTACTGCCAACGTGGACATGCAGTGGGAACTGACCGGCGCCAAGTTCAAGGTCACGACCGAAGTCGATGCGAAAGTGCAGGCGCAGATCGAGGAAAAAGTAGTGAAGAACGCCAACGCCACGGCCAATGACTATGCGGCTGCGGCCGTATATTACTACGACAACAACAAAGATCTGAAGCAAGCCCTAACTTGGATTCAGAAGGCCAACGCCACCGATCCGAAGTTCTGGAACCTGCACACGCAGGCCAAAATCCAGATGAAGCTGAAGGACTTTAAAGGCGCTGTGGCCTCAGCCGAGCAATCGCGCAAACTGGCGCTGGAAGCCAAAAATGCCGAATACGTGAAGATGAACGAAGATCTGATCGCCGGTAACAAAGCACCAGCTGCGAAGTAA
- a CDS encoding sodium:solute symporter, whose translation MSALDWLVLGSTLLFIVGYGTWRTHRAGHSLDSYLLGNREAKWGSIGLSIVATQASAITFLSTPGQAYDDGMRFIQFYFGLPLAMVLIAAVAVPIYHRLRVFTAYEYLEMRFDRRTRTLAALLFLVQRGLSNGLSLYAPALVLSAILGWNVSLTVWLIGGLMISYTVAGGTRAVAVTQQGQVAVIFTGMVVAGYLLVHYLPPGVGFGDAMQVAGNQGKLNLVDFRFDPKDRYNFWTGMTGGLFLALSYFGTDQSQVQRYLSGESAAESRLGLLFNGLVKVPMQFGILLVGVLLFVFYQFNQPPITFNRPVREHLVRSAEFAPALRTLEKTQTVLFNAKRAATANLLTALRSDNAAQVTVAQTQLQAATAAYGGLRTDTQALIKKAIPTAEAKDTDYVFLTFVLHYMPRGLVGLLIAVVLSAAMSSAAAGLNSLASTTIVDLYRPSRPDLSEAACVSASRWATVTWGTLGIGFALFAARLENLIQAVNILGSLFYGTILGIFVVAFFMKRIGSKAVFLAAILTQSLTFLLFFTTDIAYLWYNIISCALVMLIAAVVQMVMPQEGIKKARLDY comes from the coding sequence GTGAGTGCTCTCGACTGGCTGGTACTAGGCAGCACGCTGTTGTTTATTGTCGGATATGGCACTTGGCGAACCCACCGCGCCGGCCATTCTCTGGATTCTTACTTACTGGGCAATCGCGAAGCCAAATGGGGCAGCATTGGCCTGAGCATCGTCGCGACGCAGGCCAGCGCCATCACCTTTCTTAGTACGCCAGGCCAAGCCTACGACGACGGGATGCGCTTCATTCAGTTTTACTTCGGCTTGCCGCTGGCCATGGTGCTGATTGCGGCCGTAGCGGTGCCGATTTATCACCGGTTACGCGTTTTTACGGCCTACGAATACCTCGAAATGCGCTTCGACCGGCGCACGCGTACGCTGGCGGCATTGCTGTTTCTGGTGCAGCGCGGGCTCAGCAATGGCCTGTCGCTGTATGCCCCGGCGCTGGTATTATCGGCCATTCTGGGCTGGAACGTCAGCCTGACTGTCTGGCTCATTGGCGGCCTGATGATTAGCTACACCGTGGCAGGAGGCACCCGCGCCGTGGCCGTTACGCAGCAAGGCCAGGTAGCCGTGATTTTTACCGGCATGGTGGTAGCCGGCTACTTGCTGGTGCATTATCTGCCGCCCGGCGTCGGGTTTGGCGATGCTATGCAAGTGGCTGGTAATCAAGGAAAACTGAATCTGGTTGATTTCCGCTTCGATCCGAAAGACCGCTACAACTTCTGGACCGGCATGACGGGCGGCCTCTTTCTGGCGCTGTCGTATTTCGGCACCGACCAAAGCCAAGTGCAGCGCTACCTCTCCGGCGAAAGCGCCGCGGAAAGTCGGTTGGGCCTGTTGTTCAACGGGTTGGTAAAAGTGCCCATGCAGTTTGGGATTCTGTTGGTGGGCGTGCTCTTGTTCGTGTTTTACCAGTTCAATCAGCCTCCCATTACCTTCAACCGCCCTGTCCGCGAGCACTTGGTACGCTCTGCCGAGTTTGCGCCGGCTTTGCGTACGTTGGAGAAAACGCAAACCGTCCTGTTCAACGCCAAGCGTGCGGCTACTGCCAACCTGCTTACGGCCTTGCGCTCCGACAATGCTGCCCAAGTAACGGTCGCTCAAACGCAACTGCAAGCGGCTACCGCCGCCTACGGTGGCCTGCGCACCGACACCCAGGCCCTTATCAAAAAGGCAATTCCTACGGCCGAGGCCAAAGACACCGACTATGTTTTCCTGACGTTTGTGCTGCACTACATGCCGCGCGGGCTGGTGGGGTTGCTCATCGCTGTGGTCTTGAGTGCAGCCATGAGCAGTGCCGCCGCGGGGCTCAACTCGCTGGCTTCCACCACCATCGTCGATTTATATCGTCCGTCGCGGCCCGATTTGTCGGAAGCAGCTTGCGTGAGTGCCTCGCGCTGGGCTACGGTCACATGGGGCACGCTCGGCATCGGATTCGCGCTGTTCGCCGCCCGCCTCGAAAACCTAATTCAGGCGGTCAACATCCTCGGTTCGCTGTTTTACGGCACCATCCTAGGGATTTTTGTGGTTGCTTTTTTTATGAAGCGAATTGGCAGCAAAGCCGTGTTTTTAGCGGCCATTCTTACCCAATCGCTCACGTTTTTGCTCTTCTTTACCACCGATATCGCTTACCTCTGGTACAACATCATCAGTTGTGCGCTGGTGATGCTGATCGCTGCCGTAGTGCAGATGGTGATGCCTCAGGAAGGCATAAAAAAAGCCCGCTTAGATTACTAA
- a CDS encoding phosphatase PAP2 family protein, protein MAADPQPAPRRELLYFIAATGVLGLVALLVLDRPLAVWLHQHEGLRPFFSTLTTGVDMVFEALFYFGNLGNLPAGYVILFLVFLLGRFWLHSPNAGVFLLVLLTRVNSEVAVNLLKIYFRRPRPNIFLLHGMTDTGFWQSAGFWQTATLDFSFPSSHAAIYLSMFLPVAWFYPKYRWPLLVLPLLVGAGRMVLELHFLSDVLFAWFIVGIIMLLFSRLPFITPRPPFQLRRLRSATSGLLGSSDSGKEN, encoded by the coding sequence ATGGCAGCGGACCCTCAGCCAGCGCCGCGGCGCGAATTGCTGTACTTTATTGCAGCTACCGGTGTGCTGGGCTTAGTCGCACTTTTGGTGCTGGACCGGCCGCTGGCAGTCTGGCTGCATCAGCACGAGGGACTGCGACCGTTCTTTTCAACGCTCACCACGGGCGTTGATATGGTGTTTGAGGCGCTGTTTTATTTTGGCAACCTCGGAAACCTGCCCGCGGGGTATGTCATTCTGTTCTTGGTATTTCTGTTGGGGCGGTTTTGGCTGCATTCGCCCAATGCCGGGGTGTTTTTGCTGGTTTTGCTGACGCGGGTGAACAGCGAAGTAGCCGTCAACTTGCTGAAAATTTACTTCCGGCGCCCGCGCCCCAATATATTTCTGCTGCATGGCATGACCGATACCGGCTTCTGGCAGAGCGCGGGCTTTTGGCAGACTGCTACGCTCGATTTCTCATTTCCTTCAAGCCACGCGGCTATATACCTCAGCATGTTTTTGCCTGTGGCGTGGTTCTACCCCAAGTATCGCTGGCCCTTGTTGGTGCTGCCGCTTCTCGTAGGAGCCGGGCGAATGGTGCTGGAACTGCATTTTCTGAGTGATGTGCTGTTTGCGTGGTTTATAGTAGGCATCATTATGCTGCTTTTCAGCCGCTTACCGTTCATTACGCCCCGACCACCGTTTCAGCTACGTCGGCTGCGCTCCGCAACTTCGGGTTTGCTCGGCTCTTCGGATAGCGGAAAGGAGAATTAG